A single genomic interval of Aegicerativicinus sediminis harbors:
- a CDS encoding glycoside hydrolase family 88/105 protein: MNNLDLIKKIRLIKIFALSLTIFLVLGCKNNGKEEASVSSEETKIVAENLKWSQRMALSEIHRFPDPTLLDFRDEPRWSYTNGLVLQAMSKVYELYGNQKIYDYIYDYGNRMVKEDGEIDTYKLSNYNLDMIKSGDAIYYLYEITKEPRFLKAMDTLHKQMEGQPTTSEGGYWHKKIYPYQMWLDGVYMAEPFHAKYAQSFLQGEKANKVYDHIVLQFDLIEKYNKDPETGLYYHGWDESREQKWADKETGLSKNFWSRGMGWYGMALVDVLDYLPNSHPGYGRIKNYLNQYAEAIVKYQDSTGVWYQVLDQAGREGNYLEATGSCMFTYTLAKGVKKGHLPEGFMETALKAYDGIQKQFITVDEQGIVNLNKCCAVAGLGGNPYRDGTFEYYINETIRANDPKGTGPFILASLELDK, translated from the coding sequence ATGAATAACCTTGATTTGATTAAAAAAATAAGATTAATCAAGATTTTTGCGCTTAGTTTAACCATTTTTTTGGTTCTAGGTTGTAAGAATAATGGAAAAGAAGAAGCTTCTGTAAGTTCCGAAGAGACCAAGATTGTAGCAGAAAACTTGAAATGGTCTCAAAGAATGGCTTTGTCCGAAATTCATCGATTTCCTGACCCTACACTGTTAGATTTTAGAGATGAACCGAGATGGAGTTATACAAATGGATTGGTTTTGCAGGCTATGTCGAAGGTCTATGAACTCTACGGTAACCAAAAGATTTATGACTATATCTACGATTATGGTAATAGAATGGTGAAGGAGGATGGAGAAATAGATACATACAAGCTTAGTAATTACAATTTGGATATGATAAAATCTGGTGATGCCATTTATTATCTATACGAAATTACTAAGGAACCGAGATTCTTGAAAGCTATGGATACCCTTCATAAGCAAATGGAAGGTCAACCTACAACTTCAGAAGGAGGTTATTGGCATAAAAAGATTTATCCGTACCAGATGTGGCTAGATGGTGTTTACATGGCTGAGCCATTTCATGCAAAATATGCCCAATCCTTTTTGCAAGGTGAAAAGGCAAACAAGGTTTACGACCATATTGTTTTACAATTCGATTTAATAGAAAAGTATAATAAGGATCCTGAAACAGGGCTATATTATCATGGTTGGGATGAGAGCCGAGAGCAAAAATGGGCCGACAAAGAAACGGGGCTTTCTAAAAACTTTTGGTCAAGAGGAATGGGATGGTATGGAATGGCCTTGGTTGATGTTTTGGATTATTTGCCTAATTCTCATCCTGGATATGGGCGTATAAAAAATTATTTAAACCAATATGCTGAGGCAATTGTTAAATATCAAGACTCTACTGGTGTTTGGTACCAAGTTTTAGATCAGGCTGGAAGAGAAGGTAATTACCTCGAGGCAACCGGTAGTTGCATGTTTACATATACTTTAGCCAAAGGTGTAAAGAAGGGTCATTTGCCCGAAGGTTTCATGGAAACTGCCCTTAAAGCCTATGATGGAATACAAAAACAATTTATTACCGTAGATGAACAAGGTATAGTAAATCTGAATAAATGTTGCGCCGTTGCAGGCCTTGGGGGTAACCCATATAGAGATGGCACTTTCGAATATTATATAAACGAAACAATACGAGCGAATGATCCAAAAGGTACAGGTCCATTCATCTTAGCGAGCCTAGAATTGGATAAATAA
- a CDS encoding DUF4861 family protein: MKNINTPKLFRIKISNYILILALTVVVFNCKNEEKKEDNEAIGVEESPAPSSTYAEISIAEGGEWVDGSKGHKEYIGGTSFKNVDQLTVPKEHTDHAWYIRYEGPGWENKNIGYRLYLDWRNAIDIYGKKVDSMVLPYVGQDGFDSYHEPSDWGQDILKAGKSMGIGGFGRLVNDSVVHFNVVGETKAEISNNSIESKVSIDYTDWVTAEDTINLSADLSIFPEGRETKVELTPFKEISGLVTGIVKFPEIPMMQMNSQSGEWGAIYTYGNQTLVSETDKLGMAIIYKVGEVEAVKEGEFDQLVVFKPTTSTITYYLLGAWEQEPNGIKSDEEFNSYIKDLLNNLDSDE; encoded by the coding sequence ATGAAAAATATTAATACACCTAAATTGTTCCGAATTAAAATATCCAACTATATTTTAATTCTTGCGCTGACTGTTGTCGTTTTTAATTGTAAAAATGAAGAAAAGAAAGAGGATAATGAGGCGATAGGAGTAGAAGAGTCCCCTGCGCCATCGTCTACCTATGCAGAAATTTCTATTGCTGAAGGTGGTGAATGGGTTGATGGATCCAAAGGTCATAAGGAATATATAGGAGGAACTTCCTTTAAAAATGTCGATCAATTAACGGTGCCAAAGGAGCACACAGACCATGCTTGGTACATACGTTATGAAGGGCCAGGTTGGGAAAATAAAAATATTGGTTACAGACTCTATTTAGATTGGCGAAATGCAATAGATATTTACGGAAAGAAGGTCGATTCAATGGTTCTACCATATGTGGGTCAAGATGGTTTTGACTCCTATCACGAGCCTTCAGATTGGGGGCAGGATATCTTAAAAGCTGGAAAATCTATGGGTATTGGTGGTTTTGGTCGTTTGGTAAATGATTCAGTTGTGCATTTTAATGTCGTAGGTGAAACCAAAGCTGAAATCTCTAACAATTCGATCGAGTCTAAAGTCTCTATTGATTATACTGATTGGGTAACTGCGGAGGATACAATTAATCTAAGTGCTGATTTATCTATTTTTCCTGAAGGAAGAGAGACCAAAGTTGAATTAACTCCATTTAAAGAAATCTCTGGTTTGGTTACAGGAATCGTTAAATTTCCGGAAATCCCTATGATGCAAATGAATAGCCAATCTGGTGAATGGGGAGCAATTTATACATATGGAAACCAAACTTTGGTTAGTGAAACTGACAAACTAGGCATGGCAATTATTTACAAAGTGGGTGAGGTTGAGGCCGTAAAAGAAGGTGAGTTTGACCAATTAGTGGTCTTTAAACCTACAACATCTACAATTACATATTACCTGTTAGGTGCTTGGGAACAGGAACCAAATGGTATAAAATCCGATGAGGAATTTAATTCTTATATAAAGGATTTATTAAACAACTTAGATTCCGATGAATAA
- a CDS encoding glycoside hydrolase family 28 protein: MNSLTKLKSAVIALSVIVFVGCKTKESTNNANDAWLTADAIVKSIAVPEFPDKTFNVIDYGAIGDGEFLNTVAFKKAIDDCNAKGGGMVVVPAGKFLTGPIHLRSNVNFHVSEGAEILFSKNHNDYLPVVHTSYEGVELMNYSPLIYAKNQRNIALTGKGILNGQAGNDNWWPWCGKDSYGYKEGDVKQIDLQNLPRLRTMNEEQTPVEDRVFGEGHQLRPLFFEPFECTNVLVKDVTFTNAPFWVMHPLKCTNVTVDGVTVSSHGPNNDGCDPEYSKNVHITNCVFDTGDDCIAIKSGRNNDGRRVAMPSENIVVENCEMKDGHGGVVMGSEISAGVRNVFVRNCKMDSPNLDRAIRIKTNTLRGGFVENVYVKNIEVGQVKEAVLRINTYYGIYANQEGEYLPRIQNINLEDVRVENGGKYGVLIKGREKLPVKKVTLKNVIIKNVDTPLSVENCEPINFINTLINNEKY, from the coding sequence ATGAATTCACTAACTAAATTAAAATCGGCGGTCATTGCATTGTCGGTTATTGTGTTTGTTGGCTGTAAAACCAAGGAGAGCACAAATAATGCTAATGATGCTTGGCTTACTGCCGATGCCATTGTAAAAAGTATTGCTGTTCCAGAATTTCCAGATAAAACTTTTAACGTCATCGATTATGGAGCTATAGGTGACGGTGAATTTTTAAATACTGTAGCCTTTAAGAAGGCAATTGATGATTGTAATGCTAAAGGTGGAGGGATGGTGGTTGTGCCTGCAGGTAAATTTTTAACTGGGCCAATTCATCTAAGAAGTAACGTTAATTTCCATGTGTCCGAAGGGGCAGAAATACTATTCAGTAAAAATCATAATGATTATTTGCCTGTGGTGCATACCTCTTATGAAGGTGTGGAATTAATGAATTATTCGCCTTTAATTTATGCCAAAAACCAACGGAATATTGCCTTAACAGGCAAAGGAATATTGAATGGGCAGGCTGGTAATGATAATTGGTGGCCTTGGTGCGGAAAGGATTCTTATGGTTATAAAGAAGGAGACGTTAAACAAATTGATCTTCAAAATTTGCCTCGTCTTCGAACAATGAATGAGGAACAAACTCCTGTGGAAGATCGAGTCTTTGGAGAAGGTCATCAACTACGACCTTTATTTTTTGAACCTTTTGAATGCACAAATGTTTTGGTAAAGGATGTAACCTTTACAAATGCGCCATTTTGGGTTATGCATCCTCTGAAATGTACGAATGTAACTGTGGACGGGGTAACAGTGAGTAGCCATGGGCCTAATAATGATGGATGCGATCCGGAATATTCCAAAAATGTTCATATAACTAATTGTGTGTTTGATACCGGAGATGATTGTATAGCCATAAAATCTGGAAGAAATAATGACGGTAGGAGAGTGGCTATGCCAAGTGAAAATATTGTGGTAGAAAATTGTGAAATGAAAGATGGGCATGGCGGCGTGGTTATGGGCAGTGAAATTTCAGCTGGGGTAAGGAATGTTTTTGTTAGAAATTGCAAAATGGATAGCCCAAATCTAGATCGTGCCATTCGTATCAAAACAAATACTTTAAGAGGAGGATTTGTTGAAAATGTATATGTGAAGAATATCGAAGTGGGTCAGGTGAAGGAAGCGGTTTTACGAATAAATACTTATTATGGTATTTACGCCAACCAAGAGGGTGAATATTTGCCAAGAATTCAAAATATAAACCTAGAAGATGTAAGGGTAGAAAATGGTGGTAAATATGGAGTATTGATAAAGGGAAGAGAAAAGTTGCCTGTTAAAAAAGTAACGCTAAAAAATGTCATCATAAAAAATGTTGATACACCATTGTCTGTAGAAAATTGCGAACCAATTAATTTCATTAATACCTTAATTAACAATGAAAAATATTAA
- a CDS encoding LacI family DNA-binding transcriptional regulator, which translates to MRKREKVTIYDISKKLNISAATVSRALNGNPNISEKTRDLVMKTAEEMNYKQNRLAQALKKGKTNTVGVIVPYIDRNFFSSVIRGIEEELTGHGYYVIISQSHEDAKNEVNQLNALLNTQIDGIFMSVSKNTRNGDHIRKAIEEKTPVIFFDRKLDIPGVSSVVIDDFKGGYISTDHLLKKGCKHIACFIGNMELEIYQNRFKGYKAALEHHGIPYLEELVVQTNSKIESGIEAVNKLWQGSVIPDAIFATSDYAALGAIQQLKAIGIRIPEDVCVVGFSNEPFTKYLDSPLSSVDQTPHLMGKIAAQVFLEQVNGSKELTIEKKVVLSPELIARESSNR; encoded by the coding sequence ATGAGGAAGAGGGAAAAAGTTACAATTTATGACATTTCCAAAAAATTAAATATAAGTGCTGCAACAGTTTCACGTGCTTTAAATGGCAATCCAAATATTAGCGAGAAAACTCGCGATTTGGTAATGAAAACGGCAGAGGAAATGAATTACAAGCAGAACCGATTAGCACAGGCGCTAAAAAAAGGCAAAACAAATACTGTTGGCGTTATAGTACCCTACATTGATCGTAATTTCTTTTCTTCGGTTATTAGAGGTATTGAAGAGGAATTGACTGGTCACGGTTATTATGTAATTATTTCGCAATCTCATGAAGATGCAAAAAATGAGGTTAATCAGTTAAATGCGCTGCTGAACACTCAAATTGATGGAATTTTTATGTCCGTATCTAAAAATACGCGTAACGGCGATCACATCAGAAAAGCAATCGAAGAGAAAACACCTGTAATCTTCTTCGATAGGAAATTAGACATCCCGGGAGTGAGTTCTGTAGTAATCGATGACTTCAAAGGCGGCTATATTTCTACTGACCATTTATTGAAAAAAGGCTGTAAACATATTGCCTGTTTTATAGGAAATATGGAATTAGAAATTTACCAAAACCGTTTCAAAGGTTATAAGGCTGCACTAGAACATCACGGAATTCCTTATCTAGAAGAACTTGTTGTACAGACTAATAGTAAAATAGAATCAGGTATAGAAGCCGTTAACAAACTTTGGCAAGGCTCAGTAATCCCAGATGCTATTTTTGCAACCAGTGATTATGCTGCCTTAGGTGCAATTCAACAATTAAAAGCCATAGGAATAAGAATACCTGAAGATGTTTGTGTTGTTGGATTCAGTAATGAGCCATTTACAAAATATCTAGATTCCCCCTTATCATCGGTTGACCAAACTCCACATTTAATGGGAAAAATTGCAGCCCAGGTATTTTTGGAACAAGTTAATGGCTCTAAAGAGTTAACGATAGAGAAGAAAGTGGTGTTGTCCCCTGAACTAATTGCCAGGGAATCCTCTAATCGTTAA
- a CDS encoding UxaA family hydrolase has product MKAKLITVHPSDNVAVALIDLYQGDRIVVNEKEIIILNDIKAKHKVALVDLNEGDQIFMYGVLVGKATSLIPKGGSLTTKNVQHQASVTTGKTETVNWTPPDISKWKDRTFMGYHREDGQVGTNNVWLFFPLVFCENRNIEILKDVFETELSFHKTYKQRQLLRNLIGGKSDSPIEQTEENAIFENVEVKFITHQGGCGGIRQDALSLSKLLAGYVNNPNVAGATVLSLGCQNLQVDIFKNSLKAINSEVKKPILIYEQQQMGTIDDMLNTIIKDAFVEIKKANDIQRKPAPLSKLKLGLECGGSDGFSGISANPALGYASDILAALGGSPILSEFPELCGVEQELVNRCVDDDKAEKFLGLMRAYEDAAEASGSGFDMNPSPGNIKDGLITDAMKSAGAAKKGGTSPIQDILDYGEYVTKPGLNLVCTPGNDVESTTAMVGSGANIVVFTTGLGTPTGNPIAPVIKLSSNSELARKMPDIIDVDSGPVIRGEKSIEEMGEELLEYIIDVASGTIKAKADLNNQNDFIPWKRGVSL; this is encoded by the coding sequence ATGAAAGCGAAACTTATTACAGTACATCCCTCCGATAATGTGGCAGTTGCCCTAATAGATTTATACCAGGGTGATAGGATAGTTGTAAATGAAAAGGAGATAATCATTTTAAATGATATAAAGGCAAAACATAAAGTTGCCTTGGTTGACCTTAATGAAGGTGACCAAATTTTTATGTACGGAGTTTTGGTAGGAAAAGCAACTTCGCTAATCCCCAAGGGCGGTAGTTTAACTACTAAAAATGTGCAACATCAGGCTAGCGTTACAACCGGGAAAACCGAAACTGTAAATTGGACTCCACCTGATATTTCTAAGTGGAAGGACCGCACATTTATGGGCTATCATAGGGAAGATGGTCAAGTTGGCACTAATAATGTTTGGTTATTTTTTCCATTAGTATTTTGTGAGAATAGAAACATTGAAATTTTAAAGGATGTTTTTGAAACGGAATTATCCTTCCATAAAACCTATAAACAGCGCCAACTACTGCGGAATTTGATTGGAGGCAAATCTGACTCCCCTATTGAGCAAACTGAAGAAAATGCAATTTTTGAGAATGTTGAAGTTAAATTTATAACCCATCAAGGGGGGTGTGGAGGAATTCGTCAAGATGCGTTATCCCTTTCCAAATTGTTAGCAGGCTACGTTAATAATCCTAATGTTGCTGGTGCAACTGTTCTAAGTTTAGGATGTCAAAACCTTCAAGTTGATATTTTTAAAAATTCCTTGAAAGCCATCAATTCTGAGGTAAAGAAACCAATACTTATTTATGAGCAGCAGCAAATGGGAACCATAGATGATATGCTGAATACAATCATCAAAGATGCATTTGTGGAGATTAAAAAGGCTAATGATATTCAACGAAAGCCTGCACCGCTCTCTAAACTTAAATTAGGTCTAGAATGTGGTGGATCTGATGGCTTTTCTGGAATTTCGGCCAATCCTGCTTTAGGTTATGCTTCTGATATATTGGCTGCTTTAGGGGGATCCCCAATTCTTTCAGAATTTCCTGAGCTATGTGGCGTTGAACAGGAACTAGTTAACCGTTGCGTGGATGACGATAAAGCCGAAAAGTTTTTGGGTTTAATGAGGGCCTATGAAGATGCTGCCGAAGCATCTGGTTCAGGATTTGATATGAATCCATCTCCTGGAAATATAAAAGACGGATTAATCACTGACGCAATGAAATCTGCTGGTGCTGCCAAAAAGGGAGGTACTTCACCAATTCAAGATATTTTAGACTATGGAGAGTATGTAACAAAACCAGGATTGAATCTAGTATGTACTCCTGGTAATGATGTAGAAAGTACTACTGCGATGGTAGGTTCGGGGGCTAATATTGTTGTGTTTACTACCGGATTAGGGACTCCTACAGGAAATCCAATTGCACCAGTGATTAAATTATCCTCTAATTCTGAATTGGCGAGGAAGATGCCAGATATTATTGATGTAGATTCAGGGCCAGTAATCCGCGGTGAAAAATCTATTGAGGAGATGGGAGAAGAGCTTTTGGAGTATATTATAGACGTGGCTAGTGGTACGATTAAAGCCAAGGCAGATCTCAATAATCAAAATGACTTTATACCTTGGAAAAGGGGAGTTTCTTTATAG
- a CDS encoding tagaturonate reductase — protein MKVSLNRKNVDVGTAWPIKIVQFGEGNFLRAFVDYAFQELNKAVGFNGGIAVVQPINAGMVSMLNDQDGLYTLFIKGIKGGEIIEEKHLISNLVKGINPYPDFQLYLDLAKEDELEFIISNTTEAGISFDEGDTVDMNPPNSFPAKLLRLLYERYLYFNGDNLKGLTIIPCELINYNADTLKDILLKYTDDWKLGQDFKSWLVDANTFHNTLVDRIVPGYPRDNIEEYNNQLDYKDQLIVSAESFFLWVIEGDEKLKEKLPFHKTNLDVKIVQDMQPYRTRKVRILNGAHTSMVPFSILYGNETVKETVDNSFTGKIVESLIFDEIIPTLTLPEEELKSFANEVLDRFRNPFIKHQLSSIALNSISKFKVRVLPSLLEFNQKESKLPLNLVFAFACLIRFYKGEWNGATLPLNDDKSIEEYFKTIWSSNDIKGVVDNILQKSDFWGEDLSTVPGLKEALTQALQFIEAKGVEEGYMAFVQS, from the coding sequence ATGAAAGTAAGTTTAAATAGAAAAAATGTTGATGTAGGCACCGCGTGGCCTATAAAAATTGTTCAGTTTGGTGAGGGTAATTTTTTACGGGCATTCGTAGATTATGCATTTCAAGAACTAAATAAGGCAGTCGGTTTTAATGGAGGTATTGCAGTCGTGCAGCCAATAAATGCTGGAATGGTTTCAATGCTGAATGATCAAGATGGCCTATATACTCTGTTTATAAAGGGAATTAAAGGTGGTGAAATAATTGAAGAAAAACACCTTATTTCCAACCTTGTTAAAGGTATAAATCCATATCCCGATTTTCAATTGTATTTAGACCTTGCCAAAGAAGATGAATTGGAATTTATTATCTCAAATACAACGGAGGCTGGTATTTCATTTGATGAAGGAGATACTGTGGATATGAATCCCCCGAATTCCTTTCCTGCCAAATTATTGAGGTTGCTCTATGAGCGCTACTTGTATTTTAACGGAGATAATTTAAAAGGTCTAACGATTATTCCTTGTGAGTTGATAAATTATAATGCAGATACTCTTAAGGACATTTTATTAAAATATACCGATGATTGGAAATTAGGACAAGATTTCAAGTCCTGGTTGGTCGATGCAAATACGTTCCATAATACTTTGGTTGACCGTATTGTTCCTGGATATCCTAGAGATAATATTGAAGAGTATAATAATCAATTGGATTATAAGGATCAACTTATTGTTTCAGCTGAGTCATTTTTTCTATGGGTCATAGAGGGAGATGAAAAGCTTAAGGAAAAATTGCCTTTCCATAAGACGAATTTAGACGTAAAAATTGTTCAAGATATGCAACCTTACCGTACTCGGAAGGTGCGTATACTTAATGGCGCACATACTTCAATGGTGCCCTTTTCAATCCTTTATGGAAATGAAACCGTAAAGGAAACAGTCGACAATTCATTCACGGGAAAAATTGTCGAAAGTCTGATTTTTGACGAAATCATACCAACTTTAACTTTGCCCGAAGAAGAACTGAAGTCGTTCGCAAATGAGGTATTAGATAGATTTAGAAATCCGTTTATCAAACATCAGTTATCTAGTATAGCGCTTAATTCCATTTCTAAATTTAAGGTTCGGGTTTTGCCAAGTCTTCTTGAATTTAACCAAAAAGAAAGTAAGCTGCCACTGAATTTGGTTTTTGCATTTGCTTGCCTTATTCGTTTTTATAAAGGTGAGTGGAATGGTGCTACACTTCCCTTAAACGATGATAAGTCAATAGAAGAATATTTTAAAACTATTTGGTCTTCAAATGATATTAAGGGTGTTGTAGATAACATTTTACAAAAATCTGATTTTTGGGGAGAGGATCTGTCAACAGTTCCAGGGCTGAAAGAGGCATTAACGCAAGCTTTACAATTCATTGAAGCTAAAGGAGTGGAGGAAGGTTATATGGCCTTCGTACAATCTTAA
- a CDS encoding TRAP transporter large permease has translation MWEYIPVFVLVLSFLCLLSIGTPVAWSIAISATLTMLVSIPAIPAFTTVAQRMGTGLDSFALLAIPFFVLSGELMNKGGIAHRLIAFAKTLVGALPGGLALINVIAAMLMGAIAGSAMASASAMGSILGPEMEKEGYSKEFGAAVNITSATTGLIIPPSNILIVYSLASGGVSIAALFLAGYIPGILTGLFLMGVAMIWAKKRNYKIGKRSTFRQMVKTFVDAFPSLMLLVVVIGGIVAGIFTATEASAIAVLYTLVLGFIYKEIKTSDLPSILLSSSATTAIVMLLIGASMSMSWVMSYENIPQDISSALLGVSDNKFVILLIINLLLLFVGIFMDMTPAVLIFTPIFLPVVTKLGLDPTHFGIIMILNLCIGLCTPPVGSVLFVGVGIAKTTIEKVVRPLLPLFIAMIIALFLVTYIPQLSLWLPELFGY, from the coding sequence ATGTGGGAATATATACCTGTTTTCGTTTTAGTACTTAGTTTTCTTTGCCTTCTTTCAATAGGGACTCCCGTGGCATGGAGTATTGCAATTTCAGCAACCCTAACCATGTTAGTAAGCATTCCTGCAATACCAGCCTTTACCACAGTGGCCCAACGTATGGGTACTGGTCTCGATAGTTTCGCTTTATTGGCCATTCCATTTTTTGTCCTTTCTGGTGAACTCATGAATAAAGGTGGAATAGCCCATAGATTAATAGCATTTGCGAAGACGTTGGTCGGTGCCTTACCAGGTGGCTTGGCATTAATTAATGTTATTGCCGCTATGCTCATGGGGGCGATTGCCGGATCTGCTATGGCTTCCGCATCTGCCATGGGTAGCATATTGGGGCCTGAGATGGAAAAGGAAGGGTATTCAAAAGAATTTGGGGCAGCTGTGAATATTACTTCCGCAACCACCGGTTTAATTATTCCTCCAAGTAATATTTTAATCGTTTACTCTTTAGCTAGTGGCGGAGTTTCAATTGCGGCTTTGTTTTTGGCCGGGTATATTCCTGGAATCCTTACAGGATTATTCCTCATGGGAGTAGCAATGATTTGGGCGAAAAAAAGAAATTATAAAATAGGGAAAAGAAGCACTTTTAGACAGATGGTGAAAACATTTGTAGACGCTTTCCCTAGTCTGATGTTGCTGGTTGTTGTAATTGGTGGTATTGTTGCGGGTATTTTTACAGCCACTGAGGCTTCTGCTATTGCGGTACTCTATACGCTGGTTCTCGGTTTTATTTATAAGGAAATAAAAACGTCTGATTTACCCTCAATTTTATTGAGCTCTTCAGCGACCACCGCCATAGTAATGCTCTTAATTGGTGCATCGATGAGTATGTCCTGGGTAATGTCTTATGAAAATATTCCACAGGATATTAGTTCAGCCTTGCTGGGTGTAAGTGACAATAAATTTGTAATCCTATTAATCATAAATTTATTGCTTCTGTTTGTTGGGATATTTATGGATATGACTCCAGCCGTTCTGATTTTTACACCCATATTTTTACCTGTGGTTACCAAATTGGGTCTAGATCCTACCCATTTTGGTATCATTATGATTTTAAACCTGTGTATTGGATTATGTACCCCTCCGGTAGGTTCGGTGCTTTTTGTAGGTGTCGGTATCGCAAAAACAACAATAGAAAAAGTGGTTCGACCCCTATTGCCTCTTTTTATAGCAATGATTATAGCTTTATTCTTAGTAACCTATATTCCTCAGTTAAGTTTATGGTTGCCTGAATTGTTTGGATATTAA